One segment of Thermococcus profundus DNA contains the following:
- a CDS encoding lysyl aminopeptidase, with the protein MVDIELLKKIVEAPGVSGYEFLGIRDVVIEELKPVVDEIYVDKLGNVIAHKKGNGPKIMIAAHMDKIGVMVNHIDKQGYLHVVPIGGVDPRTLVAQRIRFFTEKGERYGVVGHIPPHIQKPEDRKKAADWDTIVVDVGVDSQEEAEELGFRVGTVGEFAPAFVQLNENRIATPYLDDRVCLYTMIEAAKRLESHEADIYFVASVQEEVGLRGARVASYAIDPEIGIAMDVTFAKQVGDKGKIVPKLGGGPVMDVGPNINPKVRAFADEVAKKYGIELQVEASPRPTGTDANIMQINREGVATAVLSVPIRYMHSQVETADLRDIDKTIEFAKHFLEELKPMDLTP; encoded by the coding sequence ATGGTGGATATAGAGCTGCTCAAGAAAATCGTTGAAGCCCCGGGCGTTTCTGGATACGAGTTCCTAGGAATAAGGGACGTCGTCATCGAGGAGCTGAAGCCCGTCGTTGACGAGATATACGTCGACAAGCTCGGCAACGTCATAGCCCACAAGAAAGGGAACGGACCAAAGATAATGATAGCCGCCCACATGGACAAAATAGGGGTTATGGTCAACCACATAGACAAGCAGGGCTACCTCCACGTGGTTCCGATAGGAGGCGTTGATCCAAGAACCCTCGTCGCCCAGAGGATAAGGTTCTTCACGGAGAAGGGCGAGCGCTACGGCGTCGTCGGCCACATCCCGCCGCACATCCAGAAGCCAGAGGACAGGAAGAAGGCGGCCGACTGGGATACCATAGTTGTGGACGTTGGAGTTGACAGCCAGGAGGAGGCCGAGGAGCTCGGCTTCCGCGTTGGAACCGTCGGTGAGTTCGCTCCCGCGTTCGTTCAGCTCAACGAGAACCGCATAGCCACCCCGTACCTCGACGACCGCGTTTGCCTCTACACGATGATAGAGGCCGCCAAGAGGCTTGAGAGCCACGAAGCGGACATATACTTCGTTGCCAGCGTTCAGGAAGAGGTTGGCCTTAGGGGAGCGCGCGTTGCGAGCTACGCGATAGACCCGGAGATTGGAATAGCCATGGACGTCACGTTCGCCAAGCAGGTCGGCGACAAGGGCAAGATCGTTCCCAAGCTCGGTGGCGGCCCGGTCATGGACGTCGGCCCGAACATAAACCCCAAGGTTCGCGCCTTCGCCGACGAGGTGGCGAAGAAGTACGGCATAGAGCTCCAGGTCGAGGCCTCCCCGAGACCGACGGGAACCGACGCCAACATAATGCAGATCAACAGGGAGGGCGTCGCAACGGCGGTGTTAAGCGTCCCGATAAGGTACATGCACAGCCAGGTCGAGACGGCTGATCTGAGGGACATAGACAAGACCATCGAGTTCGCGAAGCACTTCCTCGAAGAGCTTAAGCCGATGGATCTTACACCCTGA
- a CDS encoding DUF86 domain-containing protein — translation MSIEYVEESLNLVRSSMPSTAEEFENLGLLKDGIYKRLEFSIQLILDTLSAIGRKNGIIAVSYADMIAGLKERGILPEELAEKASFLKDLREILIYDYDLMDDGIAFRNMDEYLEHIESLLNFIRGAVG, via the coding sequence GTGAGTATAGAATACGTCGAGGAGAGCCTAAATCTTGTGAGGAGCTCAATGCCTTCCACGGCCGAAGAATTTGAAAACCTAGGGCTTCTCAAGGACGGGATCTACAAGAGGCTTGAATTCTCCATTCAGCTCATTTTGGACACCCTCTCCGCCATTGGGCGTAAGAATGGAATAATAGCCGTTTCATATGCTGATATGATAGCGGGCCTGAAGGAGAGGGGAATCCTGCCGGAAGAGCTTGCGGAAAAGGCTTCCTTTCTGAAAGACCTCAGGGAGATCCTCATCTACGATTACGATCTGATGGACGATGGGATAGCGTTCAGGAACATGGACGAGTACCTGGAACACATAGAGTCGCTCCTGAATTTCATCAGGGGTGCAGTGGGATGA
- a CDS encoding archaemetzincin family Zn-dependent metalloprotease, whose product MILIVPIGGVERYVVTETARFVGEYYSSFGMRVGISQGIPDTTFFDAYNPRRRQFLGRSFLPRLASLGEEQRADAVLGITSLDLYEEGLNFIFGLAHPGLRAAVVSLHRLRPEFYGETPNETLLVERTVKEAMHELGHVFGLAHCPNVRCVMHFSNSIIDTDMKSPYYCDACRSKLEKNLEGME is encoded by the coding sequence ATGATCTTGATAGTCCCGATAGGAGGCGTGGAGCGATACGTGGTCACTGAGACGGCCCGTTTCGTTGGGGAGTACTACTCCAGTTTCGGGATGAGGGTTGGGATATCCCAAGGGATCCCGGATACAACCTTTTTTGATGCATACAACCCCAGAAGAAGGCAGTTTCTGGGGAGATCCTTTCTTCCGAGGCTGGCCTCTTTGGGAGAAGAGCAAAGAGCAGATGCGGTTTTGGGCATCACGTCCCTTGATCTCTACGAGGAGGGCCTGAACTTCATCTTCGGTCTGGCCCATCCAGGGCTGAGGGCGGCGGTCGTTTCCCTTCACCGCCTCAGACCCGAGTTCTATGGGGAAACACCAAACGAGACACTTCTTGTGGAGAGAACCGTAAAAGAAGCCATGCACGAACTCGGGCACGTCTTCGGCCTGGCCCACTGCCCGAACGTCAGGTGCGTCATGCACTTCTCAAACTCAATCATAGACACCGATATGAAAAGTCCCTACTACTGCGATGCCTGCAGGTCAAAGCTGGAGAAAAATTTGGAGGGAATGGAATGA
- the cyaB gene encoding class IV adenylate cyclase, whose protein sequence is MIEVELKGYANDEIFERVRREFTLVRKEYHEDTYYQHPCRDFSKTDEALRIRLRRFNGHFEAFMTYKGPKLNEESKTREEIEVPLTDPDEHARILEKLGFLEVLTVHKVREKYYVEKGVVITLDEVEDLGKFIEIEALVEEGEEIEGKVKYLKSILERLGVREFERRSYLELILERAGHGEAGRTLRDS, encoded by the coding sequence ATGATCGAGGTCGAGCTGAAAGGCTACGCGAACGACGAGATATTCGAAAGGGTCAGGAGGGAGTTCACCCTCGTTAGAAAGGAGTACCACGAGGACACCTACTACCAGCACCCGTGCAGGGACTTCTCCAAAACAGATGAAGCCCTGAGGATAAGGCTGAGGAGGTTCAACGGCCACTTCGAGGCATTCATGACGTACAAGGGTCCGAAGCTCAATGAGGAGTCCAAGACGAGGGAGGAGATCGAGGTTCCGCTCACCGATCCCGACGAGCACGCCAGGATCCTCGAAAAGCTCGGCTTTCTTGAGGTGCTCACTGTTCACAAGGTTAGAGAAAAGTACTACGTTGAGAAAGGTGTAGTCATAACCCTCGACGAGGTCGAAGACCTCGGGAAGTTCATCGAGATCGAGGCCCTGGTTGAGGAAGGGGAGGAAATTGAGGGAAAGGTGAAGTACCTGAAATCTATTCTGGAAAGGCTTGGAGTCAGAGAGTTCGAGAGGAGGTCGTATCTGGAGCTGATACTGGAGAGAGCGGGGCATGGGGAAGCTGGACGAACTCTTCGGGATAGTTGA
- a CDS encoding tetratricopeptide repeat protein: MGKLDELFGIVEREDKKSDLERIETIEELVSSEEFQRAISELERVKKDENIYVGAEIIIKGLSKPDLLTDRASISAYLKELIPIINGVNSWRYRAILMADVAMAFYEIGDEFNGDLALKTAINLAYAAGEDVLVEILRELIRRGMLDKGSYAFSLVRDRKKIDFLLSQLVEFFYLAGDYEKARAALHHIQDPFHRSVALYRLALIESSRDKNKALVLLEEATKSAEKIQNKHARLELLIKLSDLKGQLTGEGVSLKEILKKNSSPPSSQHGENAHDEDQY; encoded by the coding sequence ATGGGGAAGCTGGACGAACTCTTCGGGATAGTTGAAAGGGAGGACAAGAAGTCGGATCTGGAGAGGATCGAAACCATAGAGGAGCTGGTTAGCTCGGAGGAGTTTCAAAGGGCCATCTCAGAGCTGGAGAGGGTCAAGAAGGACGAGAACATATACGTGGGTGCAGAGATAATAATCAAGGGGCTGTCCAAACCGGATCTCCTTACAGACCGGGCTTCAATCTCAGCATACCTAAAGGAGCTCATACCAATAATCAACGGCGTAAACAGCTGGAGGTACAGGGCCATTCTCATGGCAGACGTGGCGATGGCCTTCTACGAGATCGGAGACGAGTTCAACGGGGATCTGGCTTTAAAAACCGCCATAAACCTAGCCTATGCGGCGGGGGAGGACGTCCTCGTTGAAATCCTGAGGGAGCTTATACGCAGGGGAATGCTGGATAAAGGCTCCTACGCGTTCTCCCTGGTGAGGGACAGGAAGAAGATTGACTTTCTCCTGAGCCAGCTTGTGGAGTTCTTCTACCTAGCAGGGGACTATGAAAAGGCCAGGGCGGCACTCCACCACATTCAAGACCCGTTTCACAGGTCGGTGGCCCTCTACCGGCTGGCACTGATAGAATCCTCTCGGGATAAAAATAAAGCATTGGTGCTTTTGGAGGAAGCAACGAAAAGCGCGGAGAAAATCCAAAACAAACACGCGAGGCTGGAGCTTCTTATAAAGCTGAGCGACCTCAAAGGCCAGCTGACAGGGGAAGGAGTGAGTCTGAAGGAGATCCTGAAAAAGAACTCATCACCTCCTTCTTCCCAGCATGGCGAGAACGCTCACGATGAAGACCAGTATTGA
- a CDS encoding TrkH family potassium uptake protein: protein MLEFRRYVNLADDLFVVRNLIGAILVGVGVAYLVPVLLVWFYPSEVRYVYYFAVPGFLSILFGAWLSRHQERIEDVNLRQAMISAAFIWLFASFLSVVPFMRIAGMTLIDSYFESMSAWTGTGLTMMSHLESYPRILLFWRAWMQWLGGIGIVLVALTVLIRPGVAAARLYRAEARSERILPNLANTAKVIFQIYFVLTLLGTYLYYINGMNLFDALTHSMTGLGTGGMSSHDASIGYFHSMSIEAVTIFLMIMGAVNFTVHYKIFKEKRLGPFFDDIQVRYMFIFLIPAIAFIAYGLVQYGDTVADSLRQAVFHAVSAITCTGFGIADLSKYPELSKFIIGLLMVVGGGAGSTAGGIKLIRFTLMYESLKWTIQQSLLPRGAVIKRKVGSYVFTSEDLQEVTGFTMTYLAFLLAGTLYIMVRVKVPLVDAFFEASSAQGNVGLSVGITSPFLPADVKTVLIILMWVGRLEIFSILVFIVSVLAMLGRRR from the coding sequence ATGCTAGAGTTCCGGAGATACGTGAACCTGGCCGATGACCTCTTCGTTGTTAGGAATCTAATCGGTGCCATCCTCGTGGGTGTGGGAGTGGCTTACCTAGTCCCGGTTCTTCTCGTCTGGTTCTACCCCTCGGAGGTCAGGTACGTTTACTACTTCGCTGTTCCCGGTTTCTTGAGCATCCTTTTCGGGGCGTGGCTGTCGAGACACCAGGAGAGAATAGAGGACGTTAACCTGAGGCAGGCCATGATATCTGCCGCTTTTATATGGCTGTTCGCTTCGTTTCTGAGCGTGGTTCCCTTTATGAGGATAGCGGGTATGACCCTCATAGATTCCTACTTTGAGAGCATGAGCGCGTGGACTGGAACCGGCCTCACCATGATGAGCCACCTAGAGAGTTACCCCAGGATACTCCTCTTCTGGCGCGCCTGGATGCAGTGGCTCGGCGGGATAGGCATAGTCCTCGTCGCTTTGACGGTTCTCATCCGGCCCGGTGTTGCCGCCGCGAGGCTCTACCGCGCCGAGGCCAGGAGCGAGAGGATCCTCCCCAACCTCGCCAACACCGCTAAGGTCATCTTTCAGATCTACTTCGTTCTGACCCTCCTCGGGACGTACCTCTACTACATAAACGGGATGAACCTCTTCGATGCCTTGACCCACTCCATGACAGGACTGGGCACGGGCGGTATGAGCAGCCACGACGCCAGCATCGGCTACTTCCACAGCATGAGCATTGAGGCGGTGACAATATTCCTCATGATAATGGGTGCCGTCAACTTCACGGTTCACTACAAGATATTCAAAGAAAAGCGGCTCGGTCCGTTTTTTGATGATATCCAGGTTAGGTACATGTTCATCTTCCTCATACCCGCCATAGCGTTCATAGCCTACGGTCTGGTACAGTACGGTGATACCGTCGCCGATTCCCTCCGTCAGGCTGTATTCCACGCTGTTTCGGCGATCACATGTACGGGCTTTGGGATAGCCGATCTCTCCAAGTATCCTGAACTCTCAAAGTTCATAATCGGTCTCCTGATGGTTGTGGGTGGTGGTGCTGGAAGCACCGCAGGAGGTATAAAGCTCATCCGCTTTACCCTCATGTACGAGAGCCTTAAGTGGACCATACAGCAGTCCCTCCTTCCGAGGGGGGCGGTGATAAAACGCAAGGTCGGGAGCTACGTCTTCACATCCGAGGATCTCCAGGAGGTCACTGGGTTCACGATGACCTATCTCGCTTTCCTCCTCGCTGGGACGCTCTACATCATGGTGAGGGTTAAAGTTCCCTTAGTTGATGCGTTTTTTGAGGCCTCCTCAGCCCAGGGAAACGTTGGTCTGAGCGTTGGCATAACCTCCCCATTCCTCCCCGCGGACGTCAAGACCGTCCTGATAATCCTCATGTGGGTGGGCAGGCTTGAGATCTTCTCAATACTGGTCTTCATCGTGAGCGTTCTCGCCATGCTGGGAAGAAGGAGGTGA
- the map gene encoding type II methionyl aminopeptidase produces MDEREALIKAGEISRQVKKEVIDMIKPGARLYDIAEFVEKRIEELGGKPAFPCNLSLNEQAAHYTPYKGDETVLKEGDYLKVDLGVHVDGYIADTALTVRVGMEEDDLMDAAKEALENAIATVRAGAKVRDIARAIEETIRGKGFNPIVNLSGHKIERYKLHAGISIPNVYRQADTYELKEGDVFAIEPFATTGAGQVIEVPPALIFMYVKDKPVRMLQARRLLMHIKMNYKTLPFAYRWLQGFMPEGQLKLALAQLDKVGAIYSYPILREVRGGMVAQFEHTVIVEKDGAYVTT; encoded by the coding sequence ATGGACGAAAGGGAAGCGCTGATCAAGGCGGGGGAGATCTCAAGGCAGGTCAAAAAAGAAGTGATCGACATGATAAAGCCAGGGGCAAGGCTGTACGACATAGCCGAGTTCGTGGAGAAGAGGATAGAAGAACTCGGCGGAAAACCTGCCTTCCCCTGCAACCTGTCTCTAAACGAGCAGGCGGCCCACTACACACCTTACAAAGGCGATGAAACCGTCCTAAAGGAAGGGGACTACCTGAAAGTTGATCTCGGGGTTCACGTGGATGGGTACATAGCGGACACGGCGCTGACGGTCAGGGTGGGAATGGAAGAAGACGACCTTATGGATGCTGCAAAAGAGGCCCTTGAAAACGCTATAGCAACCGTGAGGGCAGGGGCAAAAGTTAGGGACATTGCCAGGGCCATCGAGGAGACGATAAGGGGGAAGGGCTTCAACCCCATAGTCAACCTCAGCGGGCATAAGATAGAGCGCTACAAGCTCCACGCTGGCATCAGCATTCCCAACGTTTACAGGCAGGCAGATACGTACGAGCTCAAGGAGGGAGATGTTTTCGCCATCGAGCCCTTCGCCACCACCGGAGCCGGCCAGGTGATAGAGGTTCCCCCAGCGCTCATCTTCATGTACGTCAAGGATAAGCCGGTGAGGATGCTCCAGGCGAGAAGGCTACTGATGCACATAAAGATGAACTACAAGACGCTCCCCTTCGCCTACCGCTGGCTTCAGGGCTTCATGCCGGAGGGACAGCTCAAGCTCGCCCTTGCCCAGCTCGACAAGGTGGGGGCAATATACAGCTACCCGATCCTGAGGGAAGTCCGCGGTGGAATGGTGGCGCAGTTCGAGCACACGGTAATAGTTGAGAAGGACGGGGCCTACGTAACGACCTGA
- a CDS encoding CBS domain-containing protein — protein MVGILVQEVMTDRFQKIDIDAPLSEAIGIFEKEDPDLILVFDGNLYKGVLTQDLIIRSHLKWDPTKAKVRDVYKPAPVIKPDEDLSKAAKLMLEVDLRSLPVGESKKEIIGVISDITLLERVSQEEFGKEKVEAHMTKDVITLLPDDTVAKALATMRDNAISRIPIVNEEGKIEGLVTLHDLIIRFIKPRFKAQAGEVAGEKIPPFSMPLRDVMIRGVITIHPEAKVREAVETMKDNNIDGLVVTNEDNKVVGILTVKDLLLPISKMTEKEARFYLQLAGDAHILSDFTRERIISDIRKFVDGYEDILGQEGMIYLYIRRFREKFRGVHLYQARMRIVTDKGVFVATGETWGAIQAVHDALRAIERQLLQKAELEKDLRYAKRFLEKLEF, from the coding sequence ATGGTCGGAATTCTTGTGCAGGAGGTTATGACAGACAGGTTCCAGAAGATAGACATCGACGCCCCGCTTTCTGAGGCGATCGGAATATTCGAAAAGGAAGATCCAGATCTGATTCTCGTGTTCGACGGGAACCTGTACAAGGGAGTCCTGACACAGGATTTGATAATTAGATCCCACCTCAAGTGGGACCCGACGAAGGCCAAAGTTAGGGATGTTTACAAGCCCGCACCCGTTATAAAGCCCGATGAGGATCTCAGCAAGGCTGCAAAGCTCATGCTGGAGGTTGATCTACGCTCACTGCCCGTTGGGGAGTCAAAGAAAGAGATAATCGGAGTAATAAGCGATATAACCCTTCTAGAGCGTGTATCCCAGGAGGAATTTGGGAAGGAGAAGGTAGAGGCCCACATGACGAAGGACGTTATCACGCTCCTGCCCGACGACACGGTGGCAAAGGCCCTCGCCACCATGCGCGACAACGCCATATCAAGGATCCCGATAGTCAACGAAGAGGGAAAGATTGAAGGTTTAGTCACCCTCCACGACCTCATCATACGCTTCATCAAGCCCCGCTTCAAGGCCCAGGCGGGAGAGGTAGCCGGCGAGAAGATACCGCCATTCAGCATGCCGCTCCGCGACGTTATGATCAGGGGCGTTATAACCATCCACCCAGAAGCAAAGGTCAGAGAGGCCGTGGAGACTATGAAGGACAACAACATAGACGGCCTCGTCGTCACCAACGAAGACAACAAGGTCGTTGGAATCCTCACGGTTAAAGACCTTCTCCTGCCGATATCAAAGATGACGGAGAAAGAGGCGCGCTTCTACCTCCAGCTCGCTGGGGATGCGCACATACTAAGCGACTTCACAAGGGAGAGGATAATCAGCGACATCAGAAAGTTCGTTGACGGCTACGAGGACATCCTCGGCCAGGAGGGAATGATCTACCTCTACATCCGCAGGTTCAGGGAGAAGTTCAGGGGAGTCCACCTCTATCAGGCCAGGATGAGGATAGTGACCGACAAGGGCGTATTCGTGGCCACGGGGGAGACATGGGGAGCGATTCAGGCCGTCCACGACGCCCTTAGGGCGATAGAGAGGCAGCTTCTCCAGAAGGCTGAACTCGAAAAGGACCTCAGGTACGCAAAGCGCTTCCTTGAGAAGCTCGAATTTTGA
- a CDS encoding calcium/sodium antiporter, whose protein sequence is MGILVWSLSIVLGIILLVIFGDRLSDKIVEVAEKAGVSPLIISLVVISLATTLPEITTSTMASLTKAEGIALGNALGSIFANIALILGLASLIKPLKAGSAAYENSLVMLGSLGFLMLLSVDGTLSRLDGALLLTAYALYLRWLYRKHFVRGVGGEEKRHVRATPLDYALLLIFGGLMVIGARLVVYGGRNIAEALGVAEYVIGATIVAIGTSLPEMTNAIYGALRERGSISVGNIIGANIMNALVVLGLASLIRPIPTGASTLTIILVLMAMLPMIGELKRSGSLGRKIGAYFLALYALYLVLLFSGAEL, encoded by the coding sequence GTGGGAATACTGGTGTGGAGCCTTTCAATAGTCCTTGGGATAATCCTCCTCGTCATCTTCGGGGACAGGCTGTCGGATAAAATCGTTGAAGTTGCGGAAAAGGCCGGTGTCTCCCCGCTGATAATAAGCCTCGTCGTCATAAGTCTGGCAACGACCCTGCCTGAGATAACGACGAGCACTATGGCAAGCCTAACGAAGGCCGAGGGGATAGCCCTCGGAAACGCCCTTGGAAGCATCTTCGCCAACATAGCCCTAATCCTCGGTCTTGCGTCGCTCATCAAACCCCTGAAAGCCGGAAGCGCTGCCTACGAGAACTCCCTGGTCATGCTTGGTTCCCTCGGCTTCCTGATGCTTTTGTCGGTTGACGGCACCCTCTCAAGGCTCGACGGGGCCCTGCTCCTCACGGCCTATGCATTGTATCTGCGGTGGCTCTACAGGAAGCATTTTGTAAGGGGAGTTGGTGGGGAGGAAAAGCGCCACGTCAGGGCAACACCGCTCGATTACGCCCTCCTTCTTATCTTCGGCGGTCTGATGGTGATCGGCGCAAGGTTGGTCGTTTATGGGGGTAGGAACATAGCTGAGGCCCTCGGTGTGGCGGAGTACGTTATAGGTGCCACTATAGTTGCCATCGGTACCTCCCTCCCCGAGATGACCAACGCCATTTATGGGGCTTTAAGGGAGCGCGGTAGCATAAGCGTCGGCAACATCATAGGCGCCAACATCATGAATGCCCTGGTTGTTCTGGGGCTGGCATCGCTGATACGTCCGATTCCCACAGGGGCCTCAACCCTGACGATAATCCTCGTTCTCATGGCGATGCTGCCGATGATAGGGGAACTCAAAAGATCTGGAAGTCTCGGCAGGAAAATAGGGGCCTATTTCCTGGCCCTCTACGCGCTTTATCTGGTCCTCCTCTTTTCGGGGGCCGAACTTTGA
- a CDS encoding 2,3-bisphosphoglycerate-independent phosphoglycerate mutase, with protein sequence MKKRKGLLIILDGLGDRPIKEFGGKTPLEYAETPNMDKLAKMGILGQQDPIKPGQPAGSDTAHLSIFGYDPYKVYRGRGYLEAMGIGLDLSEDDLAFRVNFATIENGVITDRRAGRISTEEAHELAKAIQENVKLPVEFIFAGATGHRAVLVLKGMAKGYRVGENDPHEAGKPPHEFTWEDEESKRVAEILEEFVRQAHEVLEKHPINEKRRKEGKPVANYLLIRGAGTYPDIPMKFTEQWKVKAGAVIAVSLVKGVARAIGFDVYTPEGATGEYNTDVMAKAKKTVELLNEYDFVFLHFKPTDAAGHDNNPKLKAEMIEKADEMIGYIIEHIDLEDVVIAITGDHSTPCEVMNHSGDPVPLLIAGGGVRPDQTESFGERECMRGGIGRVKGHDIVPIMMDLMNRSVKFGA encoded by the coding sequence ATGAAGAAGAGAAAGGGACTTCTTATAATCCTCGACGGCCTCGGCGACAGGCCGATTAAGGAGTTCGGCGGAAAGACGCCGCTGGAGTACGCTGAAACGCCAAACATGGACAAGCTAGCAAAGATGGGAATCCTCGGCCAGCAGGATCCGATAAAGCCAGGCCAGCCGGCTGGAAGCGATACAGCGCATCTCAGCATCTTCGGCTACGACCCCTACAAGGTCTACCGCGGCAGGGGCTACCTTGAGGCCATGGGGATTGGTTTAGACCTGAGTGAGGACGACTTGGCTTTCCGCGTCAACTTCGCTACCATCGAGAACGGGGTTATAACCGATAGAAGGGCCGGGAGGATAAGTACCGAAGAGGCCCATGAACTCGCCAAAGCCATCCAGGAGAACGTTAAGCTCCCCGTGGAGTTCATCTTCGCTGGTGCAACCGGCCACAGGGCCGTTCTGGTTCTCAAGGGAATGGCCAAGGGCTACCGCGTCGGCGAGAACGACCCGCACGAGGCCGGAAAGCCGCCCCACGAGTTCACCTGGGAGGACGAGGAGAGCAAGAGAGTTGCTGAAATCCTCGAGGAGTTCGTCAGGCAAGCCCACGAAGTCCTTGAGAAGCACCCGATCAACGAGAAGAGGAGAAAGGAAGGGAAGCCCGTTGCCAACTACCTCCTCATCCGCGGTGCTGGAACCTACCCGGACATACCGATGAAGTTCACCGAGCAGTGGAAGGTCAAAGCCGGAGCCGTTATAGCGGTCTCGCTCGTCAAAGGCGTCGCGAGGGCTATAGGATTCGACGTCTACACTCCAGAGGGAGCAACCGGTGAGTACAACACCGACGTGATGGCCAAGGCCAAGAAGACCGTTGAACTGCTCAATGAATATGACTTCGTCTTCCTCCACTTCAAGCCGACGGATGCAGCGGGCCACGACAACAACCCGAAGCTCAAGGCGGAGATGATAGAGAAGGCCGACGAGATGATAGGATACATAATTGAGCACATCGACCTTGAGGACGTCGTCATTGCGATAACCGGCGACCACAGCACTCCTTGTGAAGTCATGAACCACAGCGGCGACCCTGTTCCGCTCCTCATAGCTGGCGGCGGCGTTAGACCTGACCAGACCGAGAGCTTCGGCGAAAGGGAGTGCATGCGCGGCGGAATCGGCAGGGTTAAGGGCCACGACATAGTGCCCATAATGATGGACCTCATGAACAGGAGCGTCAAGTTCGGAGCTTGA
- a CDS encoding aldo/keto reductase: protein MKRVTVFSDLRRIGDDMVTAIGMGTWGIGGYESPDYSRDKESVEALRYGLELGINLIDTAEFYGAGHSEELVGEAVKEFEREEVFIISKVWPTHFGYEEAKKAARASAKRLGTYIDLYLLHWPGDSWERIKKTLHALEELVDEGLIRYIGVSNFDLELLKRSQEEMRKYEIVANEVKYSLRDRWPETSGLLDYMKREEIALIAYTPLEKGSLARNECLAEIGKKYGKTAAQVALNYLIWEENVIAIPKAGSKAHLEENFGAMGWRLSEEDRGKARGCV, encoded by the coding sequence ATGAAGAGAGTTACGGTTTTTAGCGACCTTAGGAGAATAGGCGATGACATGGTTACAGCCATTGGTATGGGCACGTGGGGAATAGGTGGCTATGAGAGTCCGGATTATTCGAGAGATAAGGAGAGCGTTGAGGCCCTAAGATACGGCCTTGAGCTCGGAATTAACCTTATAGACACGGCTGAGTTCTACGGTGCCGGCCACTCGGAGGAGCTCGTTGGTGAGGCGGTAAAAGAGTTCGAGCGTGAGGAGGTCTTCATCATCAGCAAAGTGTGGCCGACTCACTTTGGATATGAGGAAGCAAAGAAGGCCGCTAGGGCGAGTGCAAAGAGGCTGGGCACCTACATCGATCTCTACCTCCTCCACTGGCCTGGAGACAGCTGGGAGAGAATAAAGAAAACGCTCCATGCCTTGGAGGAACTGGTTGATGAGGGGCTCATAAGGTACATTGGTGTCAGCAACTTCGATCTCGAGCTCCTTAAGAGGAGCCAGGAGGAGATGAGGAAGTATGAGATAGTCGCCAACGAGGTCAAGTACTCCCTCAGAGACCGTTGGCCTGAAACGTCAGGTCTTCTCGACTACATGAAACGTGAGGAAATTGCGCTGATAGCCTACACGCCCCTTGAGAAGGGAAGCCTCGCGAGAAACGAATGCTTAGCCGAGATTGGGAAGAAGTACGGAAAGACCGCCGCGCAGGTTGCGCTCAACTATCTCATCTGGGAGGAGAACGTCATAGCCATCCCGAAGGCGGGGAGCAAGGCCCACCTTGAGGAGAACTTTGGAGCGATGGGGTGGCGTCTTTCAGAAGAGGATAGAGGGAAAGCGAGGGGGTGCGTCTGA